From the genome of Sulfurovum sp. NBC37-1, one region includes:
- the hemN gene encoding oxygen-independent coproporphyrinogen III oxidase codes for MSNIDFEKFSKYSKPGPRYTSYPTALEFNDDFTYDRYLKYLDEGTDKLSLYIHLPFCRSACYFCGCNVVFTSKEEKLSQYIEYLKKEIDILAEHLDTNRKVIQFHFGGGTPTFYKAFELDEIVTYVKKTFPNWSEDAEISCEIDPRFFNEEQMKVFQKHGFNRISFGVQDFDPKVQQEIHRIQPYEITKAAVDLARKYGINSINVDLIYGLPYQTFESFKKTLQEAFTLSPDRLAVFNYAHVPWMKKTMRKFDETTLPAPDVKLQIFQYTIDFFESNGYKMVGMDHFAKPEDELFSAIAKGELHRNFQGYTTKGGANLIGIGLTSIGEGSHYYAQNTKDMKAYEAAIEAGKLPFERGVELSEDDYLRKAVIMELMANFSIDIKRVEKEHGINFKEYFANALEELQEFVDADLITVTDEKISVGTTGTLLIRNIAMPFDAYMHQYGGNKKSFSKTV; via the coding sequence ATGAGCAACATCGATTTCGAAAAATTCAGCAAATACTCCAAACCGGGGCCGAGATATACCTCTTACCCTACCGCACTGGAGTTCAATGATGATTTCACCTATGATAGATACCTGAAATACCTCGATGAGGGTACGGACAAGCTTTCACTCTACATACACCTGCCGTTCTGCCGAAGTGCGTGTTACTTTTGCGGATGCAACGTGGTCTTTACTTCCAAGGAAGAGAAACTCAGCCAATACATTGAGTATCTCAAAAAAGAGATAGACATCCTTGCAGAGCATCTCGATACGAACCGCAAAGTCATCCAGTTTCACTTTGGCGGAGGTACACCGACCTTTTACAAAGCATTCGAGCTTGACGAGATCGTCACTTATGTGAAGAAGACTTTCCCTAACTGGAGTGAAGATGCAGAGATCAGCTGTGAGATCGACCCGAGGTTCTTTAACGAGGAGCAGATGAAAGTCTTTCAGAAACACGGTTTTAACCGTATCTCTTTCGGTGTACAGGACTTCGACCCAAAGGTGCAGCAGGAGATCCACCGTATCCAACCCTATGAGATCACCAAGGCAGCCGTGGACCTTGCCAGGAAATACGGTATCAATTCCATCAATGTCGACCTGATCTACGGCCTGCCGTACCAGACGTTCGAGAGTTTCAAAAAGACACTTCAGGAAGCCTTTACCCTCAGCCCTGACAGATTGGCGGTTTTCAACTACGCCCATGTTCCATGGATGAAGAAGACCATGCGTAAGTTCGACGAGACCACCCTGCCGGCACCGGATGTCAAACTGCAGATCTTCCAGTATACTATTGACTTTTTTGAGAGCAACGGGTATAAAATGGTAGGAATGGACCACTTTGCCAAACCCGAAGATGAACTCTTCTCTGCCATTGCAAAAGGCGAACTGCACAGAAACTTCCAGGGTTACACCACCAAAGGCGGCGCAAACCTCATCGGTATAGGATTAACGAGTATCGGGGAAGGAAGTCACTACTATGCACAGAATACCAAAGATATGAAGGCCTATGAAGCTGCCATTGAAGCAGGAAAACTCCCTTTTGAAAGAGGGGTGGAGCTCAGCGAAGACGATTACCTGCGCAAAGCGGTCATCATGGAACTGATGGCGAACTTCTCCATCGATATTAAACGTGTAGAAAAAGAACACGGCATCAATTTCAAAGAGTACTTTGCCAATGCACTCGAAGAGCTGCAGGAGTTCGTAGATGCCGACCTCATTACGGTCACTGATGAAAAAATTTCCGTAGGAACCACAGGAACCCTGCTGATCCGGAATATCGCCATGCCGTTCGATGCCTACATGCATCAATACGGTGGAAACAAAAAGAGTTTTTCAAAAACTGTATAA
- a CDS encoding proprotein convertase P-domain-containing protein, with protein MKKTYKIILKQFLFLGMMLAGSSVSAATLDWNTVGWSPAGSLTQSYTDVDSSKVNIDVTMTEDTDRYNSGVPSVNSTYGLDYYVNYSSNTQKIKTTITFSSPVKISFLRWIDIDSGNPSTDFDDRVIVTAKDTSGATVYPSSETLGDHIDKNGPGDYESDGTTLNDDDPDGYVTVAFEDVYVTEVSFDYTNGSNAQSDPNNQGIYLANITFDALDSDGDGIADVKDIDDDNDGILDVDESTPAVTESNTASGTIPDNGYPNTCLDRTFDIQDSGIVNDVTIKVDIAHTWRNDLIVQLISPFGTAVDLIRNEGGSHNNLSATFFDAATTSIVGDTTDFTLGSFLPRQPEQALSAFNGEDPQGTWTLHMCDDASQDTGTFNEANLTINYVNELDSDNDGIIDCLDLDSDNDGIPDNVEAQPTATYDEPDSAWADADGDGLADQYDTDSGGTAVTPSDTDGDGIPDYLDSDSDNDGYTDCEEGNSVATGCPITPGDTASTKTGLVSWAQGSLGDVYWDTTNSASVSNGNVDDPSNDLFNETGDTSEVGYREFLCGKNRTTLTHFQWKIVSFCCATGSNHIEDLLGGDLGAYGTDWVVFKQSGTDQYEINSGHKNTTKAQLAATDTVVPGKGYWIIADLGGAGNEKNITIDKTLSNLSPASTVTSSSVGITNPDFTEVHEYLLPKNEVSDPNTVDYKKYMAGNPFPYAFQLSDLYFKHNAGGMSYNEMGNTANDNYINKIVYKHDSNKTGPVSGYMAVDPATPGFDGSIQPMEGFFIKIEKNQTDNYVNHFAYPLMNK; from the coding sequence ATGAAAAAAACATACAAAATAATACTGAAACAGTTTTTGTTTCTGGGAATGATGCTGGCTGGAAGCTCGGTATCTGCTGCGACACTGGACTGGAATACAGTGGGATGGTCTCCGGCAGGTTCCTTGACCCAATCTTACACGGATGTTGATAGTTCAAAGGTCAATATTGATGTTACGATGACAGAGGACACAGATAGATATAACAGTGGTGTTCCTTCAGTTAATAGTACCTATGGATTGGACTACTACGTAAATTATAGTTCTAATACACAAAAAATTAAAACAACAATCACTTTTTCTTCTCCTGTAAAAATCAGCTTTTTGCGCTGGATAGATATAGATTCAGGAAATCCTTCTACTGACTTTGACGATAGAGTGATCGTTACTGCAAAAGATACTTCCGGGGCAACGGTTTATCCAAGTAGTGAAACTCTGGGTGATCATATTGATAAAAATGGTCCCGGAGATTATGAATCAGACGGTACTACTCTTAATGATGATGATCCAGATGGTTACGTAACGGTGGCATTTGAAGATGTTTATGTAACCGAGGTCTCTTTTGATTATACGAATGGTAGCAATGCTCAAAGTGATCCTAATAATCAGGGTATTTATTTGGCCAATATCACTTTTGATGCACTTGATTCAGATGGTGATGGTATTGCAGATGTCAAAGATATCGACGATGACAACGACGGGATTTTGGATGTGGATGAGAGTACACCTGCTGTAACGGAATCAAATACAGCATCGGGAACGATCCCTGATAATGGGTATCCTAATACCTGTCTGGATAGAACGTTCGATATACAAGATAGCGGTATAGTTAATGATGTAACGATCAAAGTAGATATTGCGCACACGTGGAGAAATGATCTGATCGTTCAGTTGATTTCTCCCTTTGGTACAGCGGTTGATCTGATACGAAATGAAGGTGGTAGTCACAATAATTTGAGTGCAACCTTTTTCGATGCGGCGACAACCTCCATTGTAGGGGATACGACGGATTTTACATTGGGCTCTTTTTTGCCCAGACAACCCGAGCAGGCGTTAAGTGCGTTCAATGGAGAGGATCCGCAGGGTACTTGGACGCTGCATATGTGTGATGACGCAAGTCAAGATACGGGAACTTTTAATGAGGCGAATCTTACCATCAACTATGTAAATGAACTGGATAGCGATAACGATGGTATTATTGACTGCCTCGACCTCGACAGCGACAACGACGGCATCCCGGATAACGTGGAAGCACAGCCGACTGCCACCTATGACGAACCGGATTCTGCCTGGGCTGATGCCGACGGTGACGGGCTGGCGGACCAGTACGACACCGACAGCGGAGGCACAGCAGTGACACCTTCGGATACTGATGGGGACGGTATCCCCGATTATCTCGACAGCGACAGCGACAACGACGGCTACACCGACTGTGAAGAGGGTAACAGTGTTGCCACGGGCTGTCCGATCACCCCGGGCGATACCGCTTCGACAAAGACAGGCCTTGTCAGCTGGGCACAGGGAAGCCTGGGTGATGTCTACTGGGATACAACCAACAGTGCCTCAGTATCAAACGGCAATGTCGATGACCCATCAAATGATCTCTTCAATGAAACAGGAGACACATCTGAAGTAGGCTACCGCGAATTCCTCTGCGGGAAAAACCGAACCACACTCACACACTTCCAATGGAAGATCGTCAGCTTCTGTTGCGCCACGGGTTCGAACCATATCGAAGACCTTCTTGGCGGCGACTTGGGTGCCTACGGTACCGACTGGGTCGTGTTCAAGCAGAGCGGAACAGACCAGTATGAGATCAACAGCGGCCATAAAAATACTACCAAAGCACAGCTTGCTGCCACAGACACGGTAGTGCCAGGAAAAGGCTACTGGATCATTGCAGACCTCGGAGGGGCAGGAAATGAAAAAAACATCACGATCGATAAAACACTTTCGAACCTGAGTCCCGCTTCAACGGTTACTTCTTCATCAGTAGGTATCACTAATCCCGACTTTACAGAAGTACACGAATACCTGCTGCCCAAAAATGAAGTCAGTGACCCTAATACGGTCGATTACAAGAAATATATGGCAGGCAACCCCTTCCCGTACGCATTTCAGCTCTCTGATCTCTATTTCAAGCACAATGCGGGTGGAATGTCTTACAATGAGATGGGCAATACAGCCAATGACAACTATATCAACAAGATCGTCTATAAACATGACAGTAATAAAACAGGCCCTGTGAGCGGTTACATGGCAGTAGACCCTGCAACCCCGGGCTTTGATGGTTCCATTCAACCAATGGAAGGATTCTTCATCAAGATAGAGAAGAACCAGACCGATAATTATGTCAACCATTTCGCTTACCCGCTGATGAACAAGTAA
- the hemB gene encoding porphobilinogen synthase → MFARFRRKRINPVLRDLLQETHLSVNDFMYPLFARSGEGIKDEVASMPGVYQMSIDEIVKECDVLKKLGIRAIILFGIPDVKDSVGSDAMCEHGIIAETVRAVKAAHPDIFVVTDLCFCEYTDHGHCGVLDPVLETVDNDITLDNLAKQAVVHAKAGVDMIAPSGMMDGMIQAIRKGLDGAGFVNLPVMSYSTKFASAYYGPFRDVAESSPSFGDRRSYQMNPANRREAIAESVADEQEGADILMVKPALAYMDVIRDVKNNVSLPLAVYNVSGEYSMLKMAAKAGVIDYDKVMMETLLGFKRAGADIIITYHAKEAAILLQK, encoded by the coding sequence ATGTTCGCACGTTTTAGAAGAAAAAGAATCAACCCTGTCCTCAGAGACCTTTTGCAGGAGACACATTTGAGTGTCAATGACTTTATGTATCCACTCTTTGCCAGAAGCGGCGAAGGCATCAAAGACGAAGTGGCTTCCATGCCGGGAGTTTACCAGATGAGCATTGATGAGATCGTCAAAGAGTGTGACGTACTCAAGAAACTCGGCATTAGGGCCATCATTCTTTTTGGTATTCCTGATGTGAAAGATTCTGTAGGGTCAGATGCCATGTGCGAGCATGGGATCATTGCCGAAACGGTCAGAGCGGTCAAAGCGGCACATCCCGACATATTCGTTGTCACCGATCTCTGTTTCTGCGAATATACGGACCATGGACACTGCGGTGTACTCGACCCTGTTCTGGAAACGGTTGACAATGACATTACACTTGACAACCTGGCCAAGCAGGCCGTGGTACACGCCAAAGCAGGTGTTGACATGATCGCACCAAGTGGCATGATGGACGGAATGATACAGGCGATAAGAAAAGGGCTTGATGGCGCAGGTTTTGTCAACCTGCCTGTCATGAGCTACTCGACCAAATTCGCTTCAGCCTACTACGGACCGTTCAGGGATGTCGCGGAAAGCTCGCCTTCTTTCGGAGACCGAAGAAGCTACCAGATGAATCCGGCCAACCGCAGGGAAGCCATCGCGGAGAGTGTCGCCGACGAACAGGAAGGCGCGGACATACTCATGGTCAAACCGGCCCTGGCCTACATGGATGTCATACGCGATGTCAAGAACAACGTCAGCCTGCCTCTAGCGGTCTACAACGTCAGCGGCGAATACTCCATGCTCAAAATGGCGGCCAAAGCCGGTGTCATTGACTACGACAAGGTCATGATGGAGACACTGCTCGGTTTCAAGCGTGCGGGTGCGGATATCATCATCACCTATCATGCCAAAGAGGCGGCGATTTTACTGCAGAAATAA
- the argF gene encoding ornithine carbamoyltransferase: MRHFLTLKDFNKEELLEMIALAQKIKAQTKQKQFVPYLERQTLGMIFEKSSTRTRVSFETGIYQLGGIGLFLSANDIQLGRGEPMKDTSRVISRMVDMVMIRTFEQSKLEEFAAYSKVPVINGLTDSYHPVQLMTDYLTMIEFGKADDPICAYVGDGNNMTHSWLMLAAKLGFELRVATPKGYECDPDIVADAMEIAKESGAKITFGNDPKEAVKGCDVVTTDTWVSMGQEDEKEIRLKAFEGYMVDEAMMSLAKSDAIFLHCLPAYRGYEVSEETFEKHAEVIFTEAENRLHAQKGIMVWLDQHC, encoded by the coding sequence ATGAGACACTTTTTAACGCTTAAAGACTTCAACAAAGAAGAACTTTTGGAAATGATCGCTTTGGCACAGAAGATCAAGGCACAGACCAAGCAGAAGCAATTCGTTCCCTACCTGGAGAGACAGACGCTCGGAATGATCTTCGAGAAGAGTTCCACACGTACACGTGTGAGTTTCGAGACCGGGATCTACCAGCTTGGCGGTATCGGGCTTTTCCTCTCCGCCAATGACATACAGCTGGGACGGGGTGAGCCGATGAAAGATACTTCAAGGGTTATCAGCCGCATGGTCGATATGGTAATGATACGTACGTTCGAACAGTCAAAGCTCGAAGAGTTCGCTGCCTACTCCAAAGTACCGGTCATCAACGGATTGACGGATTCCTACCATCCTGTACAGTTGATGACGGACTACCTGACGATGATAGAGTTCGGCAAAGCGGACGATCCTATCTGTGCCTATGTCGGTGACGGGAACAACATGACCCACTCCTGGTTGATGCTGGCGGCGAAACTCGGTTTTGAGCTGAGGGTGGCCACACCGAAAGGCTACGAATGCGACCCTGACATCGTTGCAGATGCGATGGAGATCGCCAAAGAGAGCGGCGCGAAGATCACCTTCGGAAATGATCCAAAAGAAGCGGTGAAAGGGTGCGATGTCGTCACCACCGATACCTGGGTCTCCATGGGACAGGAAGATGAAAAAGAGATCCGTCTCAAAGCATTCGAAGGTTATATGGTGGATGAAGCTATGATGTCACTGGCCAAATCCGATGCCATCTTCCTCCACTGCCTGCCGGCATACCGTGGCTATGAAGTGAGCGAAGAGACCTTTGAAAAACATGCAGAGGTCATCTTTACCGAAGCAGAGAACAGACTCCATGCCCAGAAGGGGATCATGGTGTGGCTGGATCAGCACTGCTGA
- the ribA gene encoding GTP cyclohydrolase II, with the protein MKNIEISQIATLPTKYGTFKIQAFKEITDCDDGKEHLAVFTEDLAETPIVRVHSECLTGDALGSAKCDCGEQLHFALELIAKEGGMLIYHRQEGRNIGLLNKVNAYALQDKGYNTVEANHQLGFSADERTYEIVEYILNHFGIKKLRLLTNNPKKIESLPRIDIVERIPIQIEPNPYNEKYLKTKKDELGHLL; encoded by the coding sequence ATGAAAAACATAGAGATATCACAAATCGCTACTTTACCGACCAAATACGGCACCTTTAAAATACAGGCATTCAAAGAGATAACCGACTGTGACGATGGCAAAGAACATTTGGCCGTCTTTACCGAGGATCTTGCAGAAACTCCCATTGTACGTGTTCATTCGGAATGCTTGACGGGTGATGCGCTTGGGTCTGCCAAGTGTGACTGCGGAGAACAGCTGCATTTTGCCCTGGAGCTCATCGCAAAAGAAGGCGGCATGCTCATCTACCACCGCCAGGAAGGCAGGAATATCGGCCTGCTTAACAAAGTCAATGCCTATGCCCTGCAGGATAAAGGCTACAATACAGTCGAAGCCAACCATCAGCTGGGCTTTTCCGCCGATGAGAGGACGTATGAGATCGTCGAATACATTCTGAACCATTTTGGCATCAAAAAGCTCAGGCTTCTGACTAACAACCCAAAGAAAATAGAAAGCCTTCCCCGCATAGACATAGTTGAACGCATCCCCATACAGATCGAACCCAACCCGTACAATGAGAAGTATCTCAAAACGAAAAAAGATGAGCTGGGGCATCTGCTTTAA
- a CDS encoding asparagine synthetase B family protein gives MNSIFIAYLVNGNGEKSHSDQERTIKESYYRYGKRLPAKLKGAFAFAFYDTESKQTFCARDPLGIAPLYYTKTPEGYRFASDIGELLSLPSVSKKPNLRSMQTMMQCFAVDYHETMYEGIYRLPSGHSMTIENGEKQIERYWFPEKIEIDYGIDEKVAAQRLEALFEQAVERSTSSPEETAFELSGGLDSASVVSLLALKKGSGQIDSYSMDFGLLACDEGAYVDAVLAEYPVNHQKIPVDSLDYRQKYSLESLYALSPHWPIGLTFAMLLPMLEKMREDGKKVVVSGQGGDHLFTGTPYVLYDLFARGKLSAAFSEMRTHRRPGSAFKSYVLAPLLGQKNVHRFKTLLGRNERKNRFWEQCEMDGLPEEAGITNPAFKDAVDMVSSPYHSTVMDGNIFHCAERHFGIEYRHPFFDKELVEFAVSLPPEMKYANRTIKRILRKAMKGILPEKINQRRDKAEFSELLSQQMEAIDLNALLGEPHIVRLGLISRADIEWCLEKYRNGNLRYVSRLWIIVNVEYWYRYHRFGREEAKGEESL, from the coding sequence TTGAATAGTATTTTTATTGCTTATTTAGTGAATGGGAATGGTGAAAAAAGCCATTCCGATCAGGAAAGGACTATTAAAGAAAGCTACTATCGCTATGGCAAAAGATTACCGGCCAAATTAAAAGGAGCATTCGCTTTCGCCTTTTACGACACTGAAAGCAAACAGACATTCTGCGCGCGCGACCCACTCGGGATAGCGCCGCTGTACTATACGAAAACCCCGGAGGGGTACCGTTTCGCCTCGGATATAGGAGAACTTCTCTCCCTCCCTTCCGTTTCCAAAAAACCGAATCTCCGTTCCATGCAAACCATGATGCAATGTTTTGCAGTAGACTATCATGAGACGATGTATGAAGGGATTTACCGTTTGCCTTCCGGGCACAGTATGACCATCGAGAACGGGGAAAAGCAGATAGAACGCTACTGGTTTCCCGAAAAAATCGAGATAGACTACGGCATCGATGAAAAGGTGGCGGCACAAAGATTAGAAGCACTGTTTGAACAGGCAGTCGAGAGGTCAACCTCTTCGCCGGAAGAGACTGCCTTTGAACTGAGCGGAGGACTTGATTCCGCTTCGGTCGTTTCCCTGCTGGCGCTGAAGAAAGGCTCCGGGCAGATCGACAGTTATTCGATGGATTTCGGACTGCTTGCCTGCGATGAGGGTGCGTATGTGGATGCCGTGCTGGCAGAGTACCCTGTAAACCATCAAAAGATCCCTGTGGACAGTTTGGATTATCGTCAAAAGTATTCTTTGGAGTCGCTTTATGCTTTAAGCCCCCACTGGCCCATAGGCCTGACCTTTGCTATGCTGCTTCCCATGCTTGAAAAAATGAGAGAAGACGGAAAAAAAGTTGTGGTCAGCGGCCAGGGGGGCGACCACCTGTTTACCGGCACTCCCTATGTGCTGTATGACCTGTTCGCAAGAGGAAAACTTTCCGCAGCCTTCAGTGAAATGAGAACGCACCGCCGTCCCGGGAGTGCATTTAAATCTTATGTGCTTGCACCGCTTCTAGGGCAGAAGAACGTGCATCGGTTCAAAACACTTCTGGGAAGAAATGAAAGAAAAAACCGTTTTTGGGAGCAGTGTGAAATGGATGGCCTGCCAGAAGAAGCGGGCATCACAAACCCTGCATTCAAAGATGCGGTCGATATGGTTTCCTCTCCATACCACAGCACTGTTATGGATGGCAATATTTTCCACTGTGCCGAGCGTCATTTTGGCATTGAGTACCGTCACCCTTTCTTTGACAAAGAGTTGGTGGAGTTTGCGGTCTCGCTTCCGCCGGAGATGAAATACGCCAACCGGACGATCAAGCGGATATTGAGAAAGGCGATGAAAGGCATATTGCCCGAAAAGATCAACCAGCGCAGAGACAAAGCGGAATTTTCGGAACTCCTCTCCCAGCAGATGGAGGCGATAGACCTTAACGCGTTGCTTGGAGAGCCTCACATTGTCAGGCTCGGGCTGATCAGCCGGGCCGACATCGAGTGGTGCCTTGAAAAGTACCGAAACGGGAACCTGCGATATGTTTCCCGTTTGTGGATCATTGTCAATGTCGAGTATTGGTACAGGTATCATCGGTTCGGGAGGGAAGAGGCAAAGGGAGAAGAGAGCTTATGA